In a single window of the Neospora caninum Liverpool complete genome, chromosome VIIa genome:
- a CDS encoding tRNA modification GTPase TrmE, related, which produces MWRETFYWIEGKREEVVEIHSHGSRAAVAAILRFFEALRRALKSFADGKGAWESLQVSAEETAVAESSRQPEDGLEAENEDGVVSRAGGSALSDAFRYQETSPGGTGGNTSLHSDISAARRALLLQALEVSVKGSAGAERNAQKEARTEGDSQERPHEKHEEENQTEEEDEFHSGGVVSEIRPGRRGTKTQSESASELAQEAESEMLTRRREAEAARWLREVGELRLAEAGEFTFRAYLNGKIETVQQVEALADLVNADTVAQHRLAVRRLRRQPREVHALLDNWRGLLQEALAFSEAALEIGDDAQEADAEAAQEAGATKAEARVRRLLREIRLHLELGLREALVHSGVKVVFCGPTNAGKSTLFNSLVGRDAAIVSPLAGTTRDVLTWPVQLRGAKLLLTDTAGLRPAPRGSGEQRRAPETAAVAGDGAEASLSGGGSTRLDCMRPLEVPWVAPAGEAGGGRTRERDGAPPKGEDALEEDKSTSTRTDGLDLAVDCVEREGMARTVRTAQEADILIFLLECRSTREATLEHARRFLRIFRDSFAGRWEDGGGATPRERRVVVVLNKADVYAPLLVNQDEVVSQRRRPGDLNSPSEPSDPGPGAQSRRVGGVSSAHSRGEKNRLEFGTRFGASSPSSASPSVPSSRSPPCPSSCDPQLSSEVFADLLEELEEVVKAEMPPALVPFLQTVDSAAPGVSHASGGGVRLSFEGQKCRLIAEDLPRTPPSEAKSRPHVLLLASKFKWNLPALQTIVCRAVKELSSPEAVLRCGRFSAEKRCATHGQMRSSATASEQENRVSAGNTHEENSGELEGDNEMGLLSGRRVLEALDGLARHLENFLSREAEEERNEDLR; this is translated from the exons ATGTGGAGGGAAACGTTTTATTGGATCGAAGGGAAGC GTGAGGAGGTCGTGGAAATCCATTCACACGGCAGTCGCGCGGCTGTCGCAGCGATCCTGCGCTTCTTCGAAGCCCTTCGACGCGCGCTCAAGTCCTTCGCTGACGGAAAAGGCGCCTGGGAAAGTCTACAAGTTTCGGCGGAAGAAACGGCCGTGGCCGAAAGCAGTCGCCAGCCGGAGGATGGACTGGAGGCCGAAAACGAGGACGGTGTCGTCTCGCGCGCGGGAGGTTCTGCACTGTCGGATGCCTTTCGTTATCAAGAAACATCCCCAGGAGGAACGGGCGGCAACACGTCTCTACACTCCGACATCTCAGCCGCGCGGCGTGCGCTACTTTTGCAAGCGCTTGAAGTCTCCGTCAAAGGCAGCGCCGGcgcggagaggaacgcaCAGAAGGAAGCTCGGACCGAGGGAGACTCGCAGGAACGGCCTcacgagaaacacgaggaagagaatcaaacagaagaggaagacgagttTCATTCCGGAGGGGTGGTTTCCGAAATTCGACCGGGGCGACGCGGCACCAAGACGCAAAGTGAGAGCGCCTCAGAGCTCGCacaggaggcggagagcgagatgttgacgcgaagacgcgaagctGAGGCAGCAAGGTGGCTGAGGGAGGTCGGCGAACTACGTCTTGCGGAGGCTGGAGAATTCACGTTCCGAGCTTACCTTAACGGCAAAATCGAAACTGTTCAGCAAGTGGAAGCTCTCGCAGATCTTGTCAAT GCCGACACAGTTGCTCAACACCGACTCGCCGTGCGCCGCCTGCGACGGCAGCCGAGAGAAGTCCACGCGCTGTTGGACAACTGGCGGGGTCTTCTGCAGGAGGCGCTGGCTTTTTCCGAGGCTGCTCTCGAAAtcggcgacgacgcgcaggaagcagacgcggaagcgGCCCAAGAGGCGGGCGCGACGAAAGCCGAGgcgcgcgttcgccgcctccttcgAGAGATCCGCCTCCACCTCGAACTGGGTCTGCGCGAAGCGCTCGTGCATTCGGGAGTAAAAGTGGTCTTCTGCGGGCCAACCAATGCAG GAAAAAGCACTTTGTTCAACAGCCTCGTGGGACGCGACGCTGCCATTGTCTCCCCCCTCGCCGGAACCACCCGAGACGTGCTTACATGGCCCGTCCAGCTGCGCGGCGCCAAACTCCTCCTCACGGACACTGCGGGCCTAAGGCCCGCACCCCGCGGGTCTGGGGAACAACGGCGAGCTCCGGAGACTGCTGCGGTCGCCGGCGATGGAGCCGAAGCCTCCCTCAGTGGGGGGGGTTCGACCCGCTTAGACTGCATGAGGCCTCTCGAGGTTCCCTGGGTTGCGCCTgcgggagaggcaggcgggggcagaacgcgagaacgagacggcgcgcctccgaaaggcgaagacgccctcgaggaagacaagtCGACTTCCACACGAACGGACGGCCTTGACTTGGCCGTCGACTGTGTGGAACGCGAAGGGATGGCGCGAACTGTACGTACAGCGCAGGAAGCAGACATTCTGATTTTTCTTTTGGAGTGCCGCAGCacacgcgaggcgacgctggAGCACGCGAGACGTTTTCTTCGAATCTTTCGAGATTCTTTTGCAGGCCGTTGGGAGGACGGCGGAGGCGCTACACCCCGCGAACGAAGGGTCGTTGTGGTGCTAAACAAAGCAGATGTGTATGCCCCGCTTTTGGTGAATCAAGACGAAGTTGTTTCTCAGCGCCGGCGTCCAGGTGATCTGAACAGCCCCTCGGAGCCTTCGGACCCAGGTCCGGGTGCACAGAGTAGACGCGTTGGTGGTGTCAGCTCAGCACACTctcgtggagagaaaaaccgtCTCGAGTTCGGCACTCGCTTCGGTGCGTCCTCTCCCAgttctgcctctccatctgttccttcgtcgcgttcgcctccttGTCCCTCTAGCTGCGATCCGCAGCTGTCGTCAGAGGTTTTTGCCGACCTTCTCGAAGAACTCGAAGAAGTTGTAAAGGCGGAGATGCCTCCCGCGCTGGTACCCTTCCTCCAAACAGTGGATTCAGCCGCGCCAGGTGTCTCCCATGCCAGCGGTGGCGGTGTGAGGCTCTCCTTTGAAGGGCAAAAATGCAGGTTGATTGCAGAAGACTTGCCCCGTACGCCGCCGTCTGAGGCGAAATCGCGCCCGCATGTGTTGCTGCTTGCCAGCAAATTCAAGTGGAATTTACCGGCCTTGCAGACAATTGTGTGCCGAGCTGTTAAGGAGCTGTCATCGCCCGAGGCCGTCCTTCGCTGCGGCCGCTTTTCTGCAGAAAAACGGTGTGCGACGCATGGCCAGATGCGAAGCAGCGCGACGGCTAGCGAGCAAGAAAACAGAGTCTCGGCCGGAAACACACACGAGGAAAACTCAGGCGAATTGGAAGGCGACAATGAGATGGGTCTGCTAAGTGGGCGAAGAGTGCTTGAGGCTCTGGACGGTCTCGCGAGACACCTGGAAAACTTCCTTTCtcgagaagcggaggaagaacgaaatGAAGATCTTCGGTAA
- a CDS encoding putative subtilase family serine protease: MGILGFPFRALFQSGYEARRRGVSLSQERSGFLVSRLLLGFLLHEFWSQSPGFVSAAEPRGQHAVLLRQPFYAEQAEHVRFPMRVGDLTEDNIEALETISQQIAREVHAQQLRRKRERGKKIRPSSSSQQNTPKPAAATEPGKPKAGNKRHPDVKHEKGINEKNRNVDQEATGETEENREKGETGEKEGNVPKEETEESGKNLDNEETEEKEEIQYSEETEGKGETVGGPVTQDEAGNSERRNEVRHEDENKPSPSSGGTGETGASGETPLQESEEELESSSTSPEGDVSSLGGRLIIGLTEITFPMETNQSRSETSRAEATDNKYGTAVRDSGHDEAQISGFSHTPASSHSRSETDNKRGAETAYVEEAISRNNVLGHADAVREAKARLQSDRLAELGIMKEMKVLENVGLVVLELNDDLSEDSIRETIKTLWQRNPSTWLIESDTEVTFRGREAFAAGDLVVVPDVDGERGALEDKSNEDIPSRGDKSAEENPENETKADPETHSGVHEEVGQGAAPDDQRRKRKIAEAESDASSSFARKVTEEGKRRVDEQEATNTRRRGDQERSRTLPSFGEGEKKEARSESNRDGERKRSQVLVSISAKEAKTGTEHGHSSDEPSDPTPSQHRKQADFSSASHAPTKGERDHVAASAHREADSGGIHISGVVEDFEGTNEARDMPKAHPAGMLKPSTGIIPLSLYEAVDSAVRESLLDNFSSASPLFRSEVLCPSHPVPSPDSCPQRSAQGSRSVDPSPRLPQLASSQPESPSPSRAPLLKGRNSIPLLSGPVRHLGKMPNDSLFSRQWAYHEPRVNVRAVEAWNTVYTHRLSRAANANADGEQVAFGRRLAEHEAPHREIADEEKQRRYVRREKIAKESEVETPSGNRKGAKKEPIIVAVIDTGVDYNHEDLRTQMWRNEKEIPNNGIDDDGNGYVDDVRGYDFEGKTNDPMDLNGHGTHVAGIIAAAANNRRGIAGVNWEVKVMPLKFISRSSAAAEAIDYSLRMGAKISTNSWGYTTPSEGLRLAIERTAKRGQLFVAAVDNAGKDNSVENDFPPNWGYDTRTGAGLKSLLRVANLSPGGIVASSSNWSPYTVDVAAPGTDIISTIPTGRFPEGYGYKTGTSMATPLVAGVANAYAAVLDALGDPLPASALQPDASQPPSPAQAVLAFLGGNHGSGSLPSSDSSPASGTSASSSASLPLSPLGGEGGSYALPGLDTLVASMAQLLNPFSRLLTLS, encoded by the exons ATGGGGATCCTTGGCTTTCCCTTTCGTGCCCTGTTTCAGAGCGGCTATGAGGCACGCCGgcgtggtgtctctctgtcccagGAGAGATCGGGTTTCCTTGTTTCGCGGCTGCTCCTTGGATTCTTGCTTCACGAATTCTGGTCGCAATCTCCCGGATTCGTGTCAGCAGCTGAGCCTCGGGGACAGCACGCGGTCCTTCTCCGTCAGCCTTTCTACGCCGAGCAGGCAGAGCATGTGCGGTTCCCCATGCGAGTAGGCGATTTGACAGAAGACAACATTGAGGCCCTCGAGACGATAAGCCAGCAAATAGCTCGGGAGGTTCACGCGCAACAACTCCGGAGAAAGcgcgaaagagggaaaaagatacgcccttcttcctcctcgcagCAAAACACGCCAAAGCCGGCAGCTGCAACAGAACCCGGCAAGCCGAAAGCTGGGAACAAGCGACATCCAGACGTCAAGCACGAAAAAGGGATAAATGAGAAAAACCGAAATGTAGACCAGGAAGCAACAGgtgaaacggaagaaaatcgggaaaagggagaaaccggagaaaaggaaggaaacgtaccaaaggaagaaacagaagaaagcggaaaaaaTCTGGACAatgaggaaacagaagaaaaggaagaaatcCAATACagtgaagaaacagaagggaaaggagagactgTAGGGGGGCCAGTCACACAAGATGAGGCAGGAAactcggagagaagaaacgaagtcCGACACGAAGATGAAAATAAACCAAGTCCAAGCAGTGGCGGCACAGGCGAAACAGGTGCCAGTGGAGAAACGCCTTTacaggaaagcgaagaggaactGGAATCTTCGAGCACCTCCCCAGAGGGCGACGTGTCCTCTCTGGGAGGACGGCTGATCATCGGCCTGACTGAAATTACTTTTCCAATGGAGACAAACCAGTCCCGCAGCGAGACGTCACGGGCAGAAGCAACTGACAACAAATACGGAACGGCAGTGAGAGACTCTGGACATGACGAGGCACAGATATCCGGTTTTTCACACACACCGGCCTCGTCCCACTcacgaagcgagacagacaaCAAACGTGGAGCAGAAACTGCATACGTCGAAGAAGCAATTTCCCGGAACAATGTCCTCGGGCACGCTGACGCGGTtcgcgaagcgaaggcgcggctCCAGAGCGACCGATTGGCTGAGCTGGGCATTATGAAGGAAATGAAGGTGCTCGAAAACGTGGGTTTGGTTGTTCTAGAGTTAAACGATGATTTGTCAGAAGACTCCATCCGAGAAACCATCAAGACGCTGTGGCAGCGAAATCCCTCGACGTGGCTGATTGAATCTGACACCGAAGTGACCTtccgagggagagaggcgtttGCAGCAGGAGACCTCGTCGTCGTGCCCGATGTCgatggagagaggggagcgtTGGAAGATAAGTCTAACGAGGATATCCCGTCCAGGGGAGATAAAAGTGCAGAGGAAAACCCAGAGAATGAGACAAAGGCAGACCCAGAAACGCATTCAGGTGTACACGAAGAAGTTGGTCAGGGCGCGGCGCCAGACGACcagcgcaggaagagaaagattGCGGAAGCGGAGTCcgacgcgtcttcttcttttgcaCGAAAAGTaacggaagaaggaaagagaagggtAGACGAACAAGAGGCAACAAACACTCGTCGGAGAGGGGATCAAGAGAGGAGTCGCACGTTGCCATCCTTCggtgaaggcgagaagaaagaggcgcgtTCTGAATCGAACCGAGACGGGGAGCGAAAGCGGTCCCAAGTTTTAGTTTCCATCTCTGCaaaggaagcaaaaacgGGCACAGAACATGGCCACTCCTCAGACGAACCGTCGGACCCAACTCCCTCACAACACCGGAAACAAGCAGatttctcctctgcgtcgcaCGCGCCAACGAAAGGCGAACGTGACCACGTGGCGGCCAGCGCGCACAGAGAGGCCGACTCCGGAGGCATTCACATATCCGGCGTGGTAGAAGATTTTGAAGGAACGAATGAGGCCCGTGATATGCCAAAGGCTCACCCTGCCGGGATGCTGAAGCCCTCGACAGGGATTATCCCCCTGAGCCTCTACGAGGCTGTAGACTCGGCCGTTCGTGAGTCGCTCTTGGACAATTTTTCCTCAGCGAGCCCGCTCTTTCGCTCTGAGGTTTTGTGTCCTTCTCACCCTGTACCCTCTCCGGACAGCTGCCCCCAGCGATCTGCCCAAGGCAGTCGCTCTGTCGACCCCTCTCCAAGACTTCCTCAGCTCGCGTCCTCGCAACCGGAatcgccttccccttctcgggCGCCGCTGTTGAAGGGGCGAAATTCGATTCCGCTCCTGTCGGGCCCCGTTCGGCATTTGGGGAAGATGCCTAACGACAGTTTGTTCTCAAGACAGTGGGCGTACCACGAACCGAGAGTGAACGTGCGCGCTGTCGAAGCCTGGAATACTGTATACACTCaccggctgtctcgcgcggcgAACGCCAATGCCGACGGCGAACAAGTTGCCTTTGGGAGGAGACTTGCCGAACACGAGGCGCCGCACAGAGAGAtcgcagacgaagagaaacagagacgctaCGTCCGACGGGAGAAGATTGCCAAAGAATCAGAAGTAGAGACTCCAAGCGGAAATCGAAAAGGCGCCAAAAAAGAGCCGATCATTGTTGCTGTCATCGATACAG GTGTCGACTACAACCACGAAGATCTGAGGACGCAAATGTGGCGCAACGAAAAGGAAATTCCCAACAATGGAATTGACGACGATG GAAATGGATACGTCGACGATGTTCGTGGATACGACTTTGAGGGAAAAACAAATGATCCGATGGACTTGAACGGCCACGGTACCCACGTCGCGGGGATcatcgccgccgccgccaaCAATCGACGAGGCATCGCAG GCGTGAACTGGGAGGTGAAAGTGATGCCTCTGAAATTCATCTCGCGGAGCAGTGCAGCTGCTGAGGCGATCGACTACTCGCTTCGGATGGGCGCAAAAATCAGCACAAACAGTTGGGGCTACACCACGCCGTCGGAaggtctccgtctcgccaTCGAGCGAACGGCCAAAAGGGGCCAGCTTTTTGTCGCCGCTGTCGACAATGCTGGCAAGGACAATTCTGT AGAAAACGATTTCCCCCCCAACTGGGGCTATGACACACGAACAGGTGCGGGGTTAAAAAGCCTGTTAAGAGTCGCAAATTTGTCCCCGGGAGGAATcgtcgcctcgtcgtccAACTGGAGTCCGTACACCGTCGACGTCGCTGCACCAG GGACAGATATCATCAGCACCATTCCAACTGGACGCTTCCCGGAGGGTTACGGATACAAAACCGGAACTTCCATGGCCACGCCGTTGGTGGCAG GAGTTGCTAACGCTTACGCAGCAGTTCTCGACGCGTTGGGTGACCCTCTTCCAGCTTCGGCGCTGCAACCGGACGCGTCGCAGCCGCCCTCGCCAGCTCAAGCGGTTTTGGCGTTTCTCGGAGGCAACCACGGATCGGGctcgcttccgtcttccgACTCATCTCCTGCGTCTGGGAcatccgcttcttcctcagcttctctccctctgtcgccGCTTGGGGGCGAGGGAGGCTCTTACGCGCTGCCAGGTCTCGACACGTTGGTGGCGAGCATGGCTCAGCTTCTCAATCCATTCAGTCGCTTGCTTACCTTGTCCTGA